The proteins below are encoded in one region of Takifugu rubripes chromosome 1, fTakRub1.2, whole genome shotgun sequence:
- the tsn gene encoding translin has translation MSVTEMFSNLQGFLSADQDVREDIRKVVQTLEQTAREILTVLQSVHQPSGFKEIPAKCARARELFCTVKTHIAQLKTRFPAEQYYRFHEHWRFVLQRLAFLSAFVVYLESENLVTRDEVAQILGIEVVQDKGFHLDLEDYLAGVLIMASELSRLAVNSVTAGDYTRPIRISNFINELDSGFRLLNLKNDPLRKRYDGLKYDVKKIEEVVYDLSIRGLAKEAESVS, from the exons ATGTCGGTCACGGAGATGTTCAGTAATCTCCAGGGTTTTCTAAGCGCAGACCAGGACGTCAGAGAG GACATCCGCAAGGTGGTCCAGACGCTGGAGCAGACCGCCAGAGAAATACTAACAGTCCTCCAAAGTGTCCACCAACCATCTGGCTTCAAAGAAA TTCCAGCTAAATGCGCTAGAGCACGGGAGCTGTTTTGCACTGTCAAGACGCACATTGCACAGCTGAAGACAAGATTTCCTGCGGAGCAGTATTACAG GTTCCATGAACACTGGCGCTTTGTCCTGCAGCGTCTGGCTTTCTTATCCGCCTTCGTCGTCTACCTGGAGAGTGAAAATCTTGTGACTCGAGACGAAGTGGCCCAGATTCTGGGCA TTGAGGTGGTCCAAGACAAAGGTTTTCACCTGGATCTGGAGGACTACCTGGCGGGTGTGCTGATCATGGCCAGTGAACTG TCCCGGTTGGCCGTCAACAGCGTGACCGCGGGAGATTACACCCGGCCCATCCGCATATCCAACTTCATCAACGAGCTGGACTCAGGATTCCGCCTGCTCAACCTGAAGAACGACCCTTTGCGGAAGCGCTACGACGGCCTCAAATATGACGTGAAGAAGATCGAGGAGGTGGTCTACGACCTGTCCATCCGCGGGCTGGCCAAGGAGGCGGAGTCTGTGTCGTAG
- the fam124a gene encoding protein FAM124A, with amino-acid sequence MEKTSTEDECVDSGAETAGSDYSPLSSTSSDLSMGELQDPFLVSVHLIADPGEGEILQRAADSILACVHPELQLFRISERASLSQRPRAGQHRNGDLGPACQPALAVILFLQEACGGEEEVLMLHRTLQRPPWRYHHTEQVSNGRRMLPLTPCSQDFFTLSPGTPLWAVRQVHYGKEIVRFTVYCQHENYGDMVRLYKLLLQRRVAQKKEDFCFFVVYSNPEMEIQLSFKRLPRGQKPVVLESAVMEVRVRDVGALVPLLPHPCGPISEVRWQTEDYDGNKILLQVQAPRFKRHKDPPPHAIRDRRAELSSAHHRPKCYLPQEPAPPPPSEPPQRPYLCV; translated from the exons ATGGAGAAGACCTCAACAGAAGATGAGTGCGTTGACTCAGGAGCGGAGACCGCAGG gTCTGATTACAGCCCCTTGTCCTCAACGAGCA GTGATTTATCGATGGGTGAGCTCCAGGATCCCTTCCTCGTCAGCGTCCACCTCATCGCCGACCCCGGCGAAGGCGAGATCCTGCAGCGCGCCGCCGATTCCATCCTAGCGTGCGTTCACCCCGAGCTGCAGCTGTTCCGGATCTCCGAGCGGGCCTCGCTCTCCCAGCGACCCCGAGCCGGGCAGCATCGCAACGGCGACCTGGGCCCGGCCTGTCAGCCGGCTCTGGCGgtcatcctgttcctccaggaggcgtgcggcggcgaggaggaggtgctgatgcTGCACCGCACTCTGCAGAGGCCTCCGTGGCGCTACCACCACACGGAGCAGGTCAGCAACGGCCGGCGGATGCTCCCCCTGACCCCCTGCAGCCAGGACTTCTTCACGCTGTCGCCCGGCACGCCGCTGTGGGCGGTCCGACAGGTCCACTATGGGAAAGAAATCGTGCGATTCACCGTCTACTGTCAGCATGAGAACTACGGCGACATGGTGCGACTGtacaagctgctgctgcagcggagGGTCGCGCAGAAGAAGGAGGACTTCTGCTTCTTCGTGGTTTATTCCAACCCGGAAATGGAGATCCAGCTGTCCTTTAAGAGGCTTCCGCGGGGTCAGAAGCCAGTGGTTCTGGAGTCCGCAGTGATGGAGGTGAGGGTGCGAGATGTGGGGGCGTTGGTGCCCCTCCTGCCCCACCCCTGCGGCCCCATCAGCGAGGTCCGCTGGCAGACGGAGGACTACGACGGGAACAAgatcctgctgcag GTCCAAGCTCCACGCTTCAAACGCCACAAAGACCCCCCCCCGCACGCCATCCGCGATCGCAGGGCCGAGCTCAGCTCCGCCCACCATCGCCCGAAATGCTACCTCCCACAGGAACCGgcgccaccacctccatcagAACCCCCGCAGCGCCCGTACCTCTGTGTGTGA